The genomic window AGCGCGGTGATCCTTCCCATAGCCCACAGCCCCGCCCTCAACCTCGTGGACCTCGACTGGATAGGCGGATGGTACCCGAACCCCCTCGACATCCACCCCTTCCATACCCTCGAGTTCCTTCCCACCGAGCTCGGCCCGGGAGTGGTCCGATCGGAAGAGCGGGAAGGGATCCCTCAGCGTCTCCTCTTCCTCACACGATCGAGGAAGGAGTGAAGCTGATCCCTGAAGAGAACTCCCAACAGGAATAACACGAAGGCAGCCGCCCCGATGACCCCCGCCACCAGCCACTCCTGCTCGAAGAGGGCATGTCCGAGCCATACGCTCCCGACGATGCCGGGGAGACGGGCCGTCATGGAGAGGAGGAAGAAGAGGGAGAACGGGAGGTTCCCCACACCCGCCACATAGCAGAGGACGTCCTTGGGGATGCCGGGGATCAGGAAGAGGAGGAAGAGCGCGCCCTCTCCCCGGGAGGAAGAGAGGAACCGGTCGAACCGTCTCAGCTCCCCCTCACCGACGAGGGAAGAGACGAAGCCCCTCCCCGAGAGGCGGGCGAGAAAGAAGTTGAAACACGATCCCAGGCCGATCCCCACCACGCTCAGGAGGAAGCCCTCCCACTTCCCGAAGAGGAATCCCGCCGCCACCTGGACCACCTCACCGGGGAGGACGAAGATCACCACCTGGAGCACCTGGAGCCCGAGGAAACCTAGCGCACCGTAGAGGCCCCAGGAGCGGACCAGGCGGACGATCCTCTCGGGATCCGTGAACATCTCCCAGAGGGAGGGAACGAGGAAGAACACCAGCGCAAGCGATACGAGGAAGAACCCCGGAAAGAGGAGGTCCTTCCACCTGAAGTCTCTCATCACAGGGGCATGATAGACGACTTCCTCACTATTTGACTACCGGGGAGGATTTCTATATACTTGGGACACCATGACCAGCAGGAACACGTCCGCCCAACCCGAACCCCAGTTCAAGGTGCACGATCACGTGGTTTACCCACTCCAGGGAGTGGGTGAGGTGGTACGGATCGAGGAAAGGGAGTTCAAGGGAGAGGGACTCCTCTACTAC from Spirochaeta thermophila DSM 6192 includes these protein-coding regions:
- a CDS encoding TVP38/TMEM64 family protein; this encodes MRDFRWKDLLFPGFFLVSLALVFFLVPSLWEMFTDPERIVRLVRSWGLYGALGFLGLQVLQVVIFVLPGEVVQVAAGFLFGKWEGFLLSVVGIGLGSCFNFFLARLSGRGFVSSLVGEGELRRFDRFLSSSRGEGALFLLFLIPGIPKDVLCYVAGVGNLPFSLFFLLSMTARLPGIVGSVWLGHALFEQEWLVAGVIGAAAFVLFLLGVLFRDQLHSFLDRVRKRRR